From the genome of Bacillota bacterium, one region includes:
- a CDS encoding sugar ABC transporter substrate-binding protein, translating to MRRKVIWTVLVAVVSGFLLSGAAAAQEVVLTMWHWETPPHRVRAQEALLQEFYEQTGIRVRQEPINFPDYQRKILSAIAANQLPEMIQVNPPQLMTLLSHRALLPVDELLERLNQAYGFPAPFIEQYRVDGHQYGIPVFGIVWPVQWRKDMLSEVGFANPPSTWDELLTFASKATLDRNNDGRIDIYGFGLPVSRNGNYGSQVVWGFLRSNGGDVVDATGPKDRIIFNSPETVETYRFLANLARYTAPGAENMDWGMGELMLKSGQAAAMVYTGGFLSELDRTNPSLAAQFVTTQLPLSPKGRRVHTGYVRAITVTTAARSPAKQEALRRFLEWLYAPENYARYMMMEPILYVPVTTSVAAEGSPFWKHLLIGKYRQTVETQIAALKASEVIGFTKGHSKNAGALEGAFLLGEVLQKIVIDGWTPEQAIAWGHQRYEEIVAGL from the coding sequence ATGAGACGCAAGGTGATCTGGACGGTACTCGTGGCGGTTGTGAGCGGTTTCCTATTGTCCGGGGCCGCGGCGGCCCAGGAAGTCGTCCTCACCATGTGGCACTGGGAGACTCCACCACACCGTGTGCGGGCCCAGGAAGCGCTGCTCCAGGAGTTCTACGAGCAAACCGGTATCCGAGTCCGCCAGGAGCCGATCAACTTCCCCGACTATCAGCGCAAGATCCTGAGCGCTATCGCTGCCAACCAGCTCCCGGAAATGATCCAGGTCAACCCGCCCCAACTCATGACGCTTCTCAGCCACCGGGCATTGCTGCCGGTCGACGAGTTGTTGGAGCGGTTGAACCAGGCCTACGGCTTTCCGGCGCCATTCATCGAGCAGTACCGTGTGGATGGACATCAGTACGGCATTCCCGTCTTCGGTATCGTCTGGCCCGTCCAATGGCGCAAGGACATGCTGTCCGAAGTCGGGTTTGCCAATCCTCCGTCCACCTGGGACGAGTTACTGACGTTCGCCTCGAAGGCGACGCTGGACCGTAACAACGACGGACGCATCGACATCTACGGCTTTGGGCTCCCCGTGTCTCGCAACGGCAACTACGGAAGCCAGGTGGTCTGGGGGTTCCTTCGGTCTAACGGGGGCGACGTGGTGGACGCTACGGGCCCCAAAGATCGGATTATCTTCAACTCACCGGAGACCGTCGAAACCTACCGGTTCCTGGCCAATCTGGCTCGCTACACCGCGCCGGGGGCGGAGAACATGGACTGGGGCATGGGCGAGCTGATGTTGAAGTCAGGCCAGGCGGCCGCGATGGTCTACACGGGCGGATTCCTGTCGGAACTCGACCGGACCAACCCCAGCTTGGCCGCACAGTTCGTCACGACGCAGCTGCCGCTCTCCCCGAAAGGACGCCGGGTACATACAGGATACGTCCGGGCTATCACCGTTACGACGGCGGCACGTTCACCGGCCAAGCAGGAGGCGCTCCGCAGGTTCCTGGAGTGGCTCTACGCGCCAGAGAACTACGCTCGCTACATGATGATGGAGCCAATCCTCTACGTGCCGGTTACCACCAGCGTGGCCGCGGAAGGCTCCCCGTTCTGGAAGCATCTCCTCATCGGCAAGTACCGCCAGACGGTTGAGACTCAAATCGCAGCGCTGAAGGCCAGTGAGGTAATCGGATTTACGAAGGGCCACTCCAAAAACGCCGGGGCTCTGGAGGGAGCGTTCCTGTTGGGCGAGGTGCTCCAGAAGATCGTAATCGACGGGTGGACGCCCGAGCAAGCCATTGCCTGGGGCCACCAGCGCTACGAGGAGATTGTCGCCGGCCTGTGA